A stretch of Aureispira sp. CCB-E DNA encodes these proteins:
- a CDS encoding DUF2628 domain-containing protein, translating into MEILDNEIDIYLSPDEHEWEVFIGANASYYIPIWRKFQKQDTKVHFHFPALFLHIYWLSYRKMYKYALIGVLFPHFVNFFIIILLGIDSYWETVLISYSFYPFFGLFSNWIYYNHAQKTITQIKRTHPTEASRFSTLVEVGQTNIAAPFILLFVSTFTGILMSSMLLFFY; encoded by the coding sequence ATGGAAATACTAGACAACGAAATAGACATCTACCTTAGTCCTGATGAACACGAATGGGAAGTTTTTATTGGTGCCAATGCCTCTTATTACATCCCTATTTGGCGCAAATTTCAAAAACAAGATACCAAAGTCCACTTTCACTTCCCAGCCTTGTTTTTACACATATACTGGCTCAGTTACCGCAAAATGTATAAATATGCTCTCATTGGGGTTTTATTCCCTCATTTTGTCAATTTTTTTATTATCATTTTACTAGGCATTGACAGCTATTGGGAAACTGTCTTGATCAGCTATTCCTTCTATCCTTTTTTTGGTTTGTTCAGCAACTGGATTTATTACAATCATGCTCAAAAAACAATCACTCAAATCAAACGAACGCACCCAACAGAAGCTAGTAGATTTTCTACCCTTGTAGAAGTTGGGCAAACGAATATTGCTGCGCCATTTATTTTACTCTTTGTTTCTACTTTTACTGGAATTTTAATGTCTTCCATGTTGCTTTTTTTCTACTAG